In Duganella zoogloeoides, a single genomic region encodes these proteins:
- a CDS encoding MFS transporter codes for MKNLPWRDFIALVASIGVVGLGLGATIPLTALRLDQRGIGTDIIGMITAVSALGILAVTPFVSRWVARYGARACMIAAIVIGGLSTALMEATDNLLAWGLLRLIFGACMGVLFTVGEAWVNHLAPGNARGRVVAMYTTAFTLFQLVGPALVAAVEDQISWAFAAAGALFLLALPGMALIRGGAQHSDDEAQAPWRVVLPQMPMIAMGAAFFALFDTLALSLLPLYAIRQGIATELALLSATVVLVGDTVLQFPFGWLADRFGRRRVHTGCGIAVCVLLPVLPFAAGTPWLWWTLLLMLGAAAGAIYMLSIVACGQRFAGARLVAASAILNASWGITSSGGPLLTGVLMHSVGINALPVVMWCGAAAFVACAWWEYRRRP; via the coding sequence ATGAAAAACCTGCCGTGGCGCGACTTCATCGCGCTCGTTGCCAGCATCGGCGTGGTCGGGCTAGGACTTGGCGCAACCATCCCGCTGACCGCCCTGCGGCTCGACCAGCGCGGCATCGGCACCGACATCATCGGCATGATCACGGCAGTGAGCGCGCTGGGCATCCTGGCCGTCACGCCGTTCGTCTCGCGCTGGGTGGCGCGGTATGGCGCGCGCGCCTGCATGATCGCGGCAATCGTCATCGGCGGCCTGTCCACCGCGCTGATGGAGGCCACTGACAATCTGCTGGCTTGGGGCCTGCTGCGCCTTATCTTCGGCGCCTGCATGGGCGTGCTGTTCACCGTGGGCGAGGCCTGGGTCAACCACCTGGCGCCGGGAAACGCGCGTGGGCGCGTGGTGGCCATGTACACCACGGCGTTTACGCTGTTCCAGCTGGTCGGCCCCGCGCTGGTGGCGGCGGTGGAAGATCAGATCAGCTGGGCGTTTGCCGCTGCCGGTGCGCTGTTCTTGCTCGCGCTGCCCGGCATGGCGCTGATACGCGGCGGTGCCCAACATTCCGATGATGAAGCACAGGCGCCGTGGCGCGTGGTGCTGCCGCAGATGCCGATGATCGCCATGGGCGCGGCGTTCTTCGCGCTGTTCGATACGCTGGCTTTGAGCCTGTTGCCGCTCTACGCGATCCGCCAGGGTATTGCCACGGAACTGGCGCTGCTGTCGGCCACGGTGGTGCTGGTCGGCGACACGGTGCTGCAGTTCCCGTTCGGCTGGTTGGCCGACCGGTTCGGACGCCGCCGCGTGCACACCGGCTGCGGCATCGCCGTGTGCGTGCTGCTGCCGGTGCTGCCGTTCGCGGCCGGCACGCCGTGGTTGTGGTGGACCTTGTTATTGATGCTCGGTGCGGCAGCGGGGGCGATCTACATGCTGTCGATCGTGGCCTGCGGCCAGCGATTCGCGGGCGCGCGGCTGGTGGCGGCCAGCGCCATCCTCAACGCCAGCTGGGGCATCACCAGCAGCGGCGGGCCGCTATTGACCGGAGTGCTGATGCACTCGGTCGGGATCAACGCGCTGCCGGTGGTGATGTGGTGCGGCGCGGCGGCGTTTGTCGCCTGCGCCTGGTGGGAATATCGCCGGCGCCCTTAA
- a CDS encoding ABC transporter permease, whose product MKTNTSFMQRWFGRGWLSLGYLFLYLPIVVLVVFSFNSSRQDMVWSGFSLQWYAALMQDTEIINGLGLSLRIAVMTAFASVVLGTFAAFVLDRYRRFTGRTIFAGMVSAPLVMPEVIIGLSLLLMLVSVQKAFGFPERGLTTIWIGHTLLGMAYAAVVVQSRLQEMSKSLEEAAMDLGCRPYQVFFLVTLPNIKQALGSAWLLTFTLSLDDVVLSAFLSGPGSSTMPIVIFSRARLGLDPRVNAVAALTILVVTIGVIASSLYIARAERLRQKQISSAGKD is encoded by the coding sequence ATGAAAACCAATACGAGTTTCATGCAGCGCTGGTTCGGGCGCGGCTGGCTGTCGCTGGGATACCTGTTCCTGTACCTGCCCATCGTGGTGCTGGTGGTGTTCTCGTTTAACAGCTCGCGCCAGGACATGGTGTGGAGCGGTTTTTCGCTGCAATGGTACGCGGCGCTGATGCAGGACACGGAAATCATCAACGGCCTGGGACTGTCCTTGCGCATCGCCGTGATGACGGCGTTTGCCTCGGTGGTGCTGGGTACCTTTGCCGCCTTCGTGCTTGATCGCTACCGGCGCTTTACCGGCCGCACGATCTTTGCTGGCATGGTCAGCGCGCCGCTGGTGATGCCAGAGGTGATCATCGGCCTGTCTCTGCTGCTGATGCTGGTGTCGGTGCAAAAGGCGTTCGGTTTTCCCGAGCGCGGCCTGACCACGATCTGGATCGGCCACACCTTGCTGGGCATGGCCTACGCGGCGGTGGTGGTGCAATCGCGCCTGCAGGAGATGAGCAAGTCGCTGGAAGAAGCGGCGATGGACCTCGGCTGCCGGCCGTACCAGGTGTTCTTCCTGGTCACGCTGCCCAACATCAAGCAGGCGCTGGGTTCGGCGTGGCTGCTGACGTTCACGTTGTCGCTCGACGACGTGGTGCTGTCGGCCTTCCTGTCCGGTCCCGGCTCATCGACCATGCCGATCGTGATCTTCTCGCGCGCACGTCTGGGGCTCGATCCCCGCGTCAATGCGGTGGCCGCGCTCACCATCCTGGTCGTGACCATCGGCGTGATCGCGTCGAGCCTGTACATTGCTCGTGCCGAACGTTTAAGGCAGAAACAGATCTCCTCCGCCGGCAAGGATTAG
- a CDS encoding aldehyde dehydrogenase, which yields MTASSWHDRAAAVTPDGRALIGGQRMWALGGQQFDNRSPIDGRSLGMVARCDGQDIDAAVASARAAFEARAWAGKAPAQRKRVLIKFAELIQQYGAELALLETLDMGKPIKYSQSVDVGGAANCIRWYGEAIDKIYDEIAPTADSSLALITREPVGVVGAIVPWNYPMLMAAWKIAPALAAGNSVILKPSEKSPLTALRLGDLALQAGIPAGVFNVVPGYGNEAGAALALHMDVDCIAFTGSTRVGRQIMQMAGQSNLKRAWMELGGKSANIVCADCPDLDAAVAAAIGSIYFNQGQSCNAPSRLFVEASIKDRFIEKALAMMPSFAPGDPLDENTVMGAIVDATQLNTVMGYIEAGKAGGARLLAGGARVRDDTGGYFVEPTLFDQVESSMTIAREEIFGPVLSVLSFTNLNDAIEQANGTVYGLHAAVWTSDLTKAVQTSRALRAGTVHVNQYDNDDITVPFGGYKQSGNGRDKSLHAFDKYTELKTTWIQIG from the coding sequence ATGACCGCATCCTCGTGGCATGACCGCGCCGCTGCCGTCACCCCGGACGGTCGCGCCCTGATCGGCGGCCAGCGCATGTGGGCGCTGGGCGGCCAGCAGTTCGACAACCGCTCGCCCATCGACGGCCGCTCGCTGGGCATGGTGGCGCGCTGCGACGGCCAGGACATCGACGCGGCCGTGGCCAGCGCACGCGCCGCGTTCGAGGCGCGCGCGTGGGCCGGCAAGGCGCCGGCGCAGCGCAAGCGCGTCTTGATCAAGTTCGCCGAGCTGATCCAGCAGTACGGCGCGGAACTGGCGCTGCTCGAAACGCTCGACATGGGCAAACCCATCAAGTACAGCCAGAGCGTCGATGTCGGTGGCGCCGCCAACTGCATTCGCTGGTACGGCGAGGCGATCGACAAGATCTACGACGAAATCGCGCCCACGGCCGACAGCAGCCTGGCCCTGATCACGCGCGAACCTGTGGGCGTGGTCGGCGCCATCGTGCCGTGGAATTACCCGATGCTGATGGCCGCGTGGAAGATCGCGCCGGCGCTTGCCGCCGGCAACAGCGTGATATTGAAACCGTCCGAAAAGTCGCCATTGACCGCGCTGCGCCTGGGCGACCTGGCGCTGCAGGCGGGCATTCCTGCCGGCGTGTTCAACGTGGTGCCCGGTTATGGCAACGAAGCCGGTGCTGCACTCGCGCTGCACATGGATGTCGATTGCATCGCGTTCACCGGCTCCACCCGCGTGGGCAGGCAGATCATGCAGATGGCGGGGCAATCGAACCTCAAGCGCGCCTGGATGGAATTGGGCGGCAAGTCGGCCAACATCGTCTGCGCCGATTGCCCCGATCTCGATGCGGCGGTGGCCGCTGCCATCGGCTCGATCTATTTCAACCAGGGCCAGAGCTGCAACGCGCCATCGCGGCTGTTCGTGGAAGCATCGATCAAGGATCGTTTTATCGAGAAAGCGCTGGCCATGATGCCGTCGTTCGCGCCGGGCGATCCGCTCGACGAGAACACGGTGATGGGCGCCATCGTCGATGCCACCCAGCTCAATACCGTGATGGGGTATATCGAAGCCGGCAAGGCCGGTGGTGCGCGCCTGCTCGCTGGCGGCGCCCGCGTGCGCGACGATACCGGCGGCTACTTTGTCGAACCCACCCTGTTCGACCAGGTGGAGAGCAGCATGACCATCGCTCGCGAAGAGATTTTCGGACCGGTGCTGTCGGTACTGAGCTTTACCAACTTGAACGACGCGATCGAGCAGGCCAACGGCACCGTGTATGGTCTGCACGCGGCGGTGTGGACGTCGGATTTGACGAAAGCGGTGCAGACCTCGCGCGCGCTGCGCGCCGGCACCGTGCACGTGAACCAGTACGACAACGACGACATCACCGTGCCGTTCGGCGGTTATAAACAGTCGGGCAATGGCCGCGACAAGTCGCTGCACGCGTTCGACAAGTACACCGAGCTGAAAACCACCTGGATCCAGATCGGCTAA
- a CDS encoding glutamine synthetase family protein: MAIRENFTYTDMDVWLNEKHVTEIECLVPDLTGVARGKILPRGKFTQERGMRIPEAVLGMTVTGNYPVDDAAYDRAISSTDRDMILKADPTTITMVPWASDPTAQVIHDCYFADGRLVDFAPRSVLRRVLKLYADRGWKPVVAPELEFYLTAKNTDPDLPLRPPIGRSGRAETSRQVYSIDAVNEFDPLFEDIYDYCETMNLDVDTLIHEIGAGQMEINFLHGDPLGLADKVFFFKRTLREAALKHDMYATFMAKPMAGEPGSAMHVHQSVVDIKTGKNIFSADDGSAAPIFKHYIGGLQRYMPSAMAIVAPYVNSYRRIVRHTAAPINIQWGMDNRTVGFRVPESGVNDRRVENRIIGADANPYLALAVTLACGYLGMIDQIEPTPMTTDSAYDLDVELPQGLPEALQLLRREDRLRTVLGERFIDVYAAIKDLEHQEFMTVISPWEREHLLLHV; this comes from the coding sequence ATGGCGATACGCGAAAACTTCACCTACACCGACATGGATGTGTGGCTCAACGAAAAGCACGTCACCGAAATTGAATGCCTGGTGCCCGATCTGACCGGCGTGGCGCGCGGCAAGATTCTCCCGCGCGGCAAATTCACCCAGGAGCGCGGCATGCGCATCCCGGAAGCGGTACTGGGCATGACCGTCACCGGCAATTACCCGGTCGATGATGCAGCTTACGACCGCGCCATTTCCAGCACCGACCGCGACATGATCCTCAAGGCCGATCCCACCACCATCACCATGGTGCCGTGGGCCAGCGACCCCACCGCGCAGGTGATCCACGACTGCTATTTTGCCGATGGCCGCCTGGTGGACTTCGCCCCGCGCTCGGTGCTGCGCCGGGTGCTCAAGCTGTACGCCGACCGGGGCTGGAAGCCGGTGGTGGCGCCCGAGCTGGAGTTCTACCTCACCGCCAAGAATACCGATCCCGATCTGCCATTGCGCCCGCCGATCGGCCGCAGCGGCCGTGCCGAAACCAGCCGCCAGGTGTACAGCATCGACGCCGTCAACGAGTTCGATCCGCTGTTCGAGGACATCTACGACTACTGCGAAACGATGAACCTCGACGTCGATACGCTGATCCACGAAATCGGCGCAGGGCAAATGGAAATCAACTTCCTGCACGGCGACCCATTGGGCCTGGCCGACAAGGTGTTCTTCTTCAAGCGCACCTTGCGCGAGGCGGCCCTCAAGCACGACATGTACGCCACCTTCATGGCCAAACCGATGGCCGGCGAACCGGGATCGGCCATGCACGTGCACCAGAGCGTGGTCGATATCAAGACCGGCAAGAACATCTTCAGCGCCGACGACGGTTCGGCCGCGCCGATTTTCAAACACTACATCGGCGGCCTGCAGCGCTACATGCCGTCGGCGATGGCGATCGTCGCGCCGTACGTCAATTCGTACCGCCGCATCGTGCGCCACACGGCCGCGCCGATCAACATCCAGTGGGGCATGGACAACCGCACCGTCGGTTTCCGCGTGCCGGAATCGGGCGTCAACGACCGCCGCGTGGAAAACCGCATCATCGGCGCCGACGCCAACCCGTATTTGGCGCTGGCCGTCACGCTGGCCTGCGGCTACCTGGGCATGATCGACCAGATCGAGCCCACGCCGATGACCACCGACAGCGCCTACGACCTTGACGTGGAACTGCCGCAGGGACTGCCCGAGGCCCTGCAACTGCTGCGCCGCGAAGACCGGCTGCGCACCGTGCTCGGTGAGCGCTTTATCGACGTCTATGCCGCCATCAAGGATCTCGAACACCAGGAATTCATGACCGTCATCAGCCCATGGGAGCGCGAGCACCTGCTGCTGCACGTCTGA
- a CDS encoding gamma-glutamyl-gamma-aminobutyrate hydrolase family protein — protein MRSPIVLVPACVNPVGAHAAHTAQFKYVAAVADGARCAPLIMPALGAATDFDALLELADGILLTGSPSNVHAGLYGQAVLDPALPLDAARDATTLPLIRAAIVRGIPLLAICRGFQEVNVALGGTLHQSVHSVAGMSDHREHKGHTLEEQYAPIHRVLVEPGGVLARTLGGVEQIMVNSLHGQGLDRLAPGLAIEARADDGLVEAYRVRDATGFTLAVQWHPEWKLMDNPDSLRLLQAFGDACRHYKNTRTTRLNN, from the coding sequence ATGCGCAGCCCCATCGTTCTCGTTCCCGCCTGCGTCAATCCGGTTGGCGCCCACGCCGCCCACACCGCGCAGTTCAAGTACGTGGCCGCCGTTGCCGACGGCGCCCGCTGCGCGCCGCTGATCATGCCGGCGCTTGGCGCTGCCACCGATTTCGACGCGCTGCTCGAGCTAGCCGACGGCATCCTGCTCACCGGCTCTCCATCGAATGTGCACGCTGGCCTGTACGGCCAGGCGGTGCTCGACCCGGCGCTGCCGCTCGACGCCGCGCGCGACGCCACCACCTTGCCGCTGATCCGCGCCGCCATCGTGCGCGGCATCCCGCTGCTGGCGATTTGCCGCGGCTTCCAGGAAGTGAACGTGGCGCTGGGCGGTACGCTGCACCAGTCGGTGCACAGCGTGGCAGGCATGAGCGATCATCGCGAACACAAGGGGCATACGTTGGAAGAGCAGTACGCGCCGATCCACCGCGTGCTGGTGGAACCGGGCGGCGTGCTGGCGCGCACACTGGGTGGCGTGGAGCAGATCATGGTCAATTCGCTGCACGGTCAAGGTCTCGATCGGCTGGCGCCTGGGCTGGCGATCGAGGCCCGCGCCGACGACGGTTTGGTCGAGGCCTACCGCGTGCGGGACGCCACCGGATTCACGCTCGCGGTACAGTGGCATCCAGAATGGAAGCTGATGGACAACCCTGATTCCCTGAGACTGCTGCAGGCGTTCGGTGACGCCTGCCGCCACTATAAAAACACCAGAACCACAAGGTTAAATAACTAG
- a CDS encoding ABC transporter permease subunit has product MNFLKNFFTGRRFVIAVPSLWLAFAFLVPFLIVLRISFAEADVGDPFGTLVTVADGVMTFKVKISNYLFILQDDLYVLTYLSSLKFAAITTALCLIIGYPFAYFMARSRPAIRPVLLMLVMMPFWTSFLLRIYAWKGILANNGILNNFLLGIGAITEPLQLMNTQFSLIIGMTYAYLPFMILPLYANLVKMDVRFLEAAADLGATPFQAFWRVTVPLSKSGIIAGSMLVFIPSVGEYVIPELLGGPDTLMIGRQLWDEFFTNNDWPLASAVTVVVIMLILVPMAIFNKYKAEQEDNR; this is encoded by the coding sequence ATGAACTTCCTCAAGAACTTTTTCACGGGACGCCGCTTCGTCATTGCCGTGCCGTCGCTGTGGCTCGCGTTCGCCTTCCTGGTGCCGTTCCTGATCGTGCTGCGCATCAGCTTTGCGGAAGCCGACGTCGGCGATCCGTTCGGCACCCTGGTCACGGTGGCCGATGGTGTGATGACGTTCAAGGTCAAGATCTCGAACTACCTGTTCATCCTGCAGGACGACCTGTACGTGCTGACGTATCTCAGCTCGCTCAAGTTCGCAGCGATTACCACCGCGCTGTGCCTGATCATCGGCTATCCGTTCGCCTACTTCATGGCCCGGTCCAGGCCAGCGATTCGCCCGGTGCTGCTGATGCTGGTGATGATGCCGTTCTGGACCTCGTTCCTGCTGCGTATCTATGCCTGGAAGGGGATCCTGGCCAACAACGGCATCCTGAATAACTTCCTGCTCGGGATTGGCGCCATTACCGAGCCGCTGCAGCTGATGAACACCCAGTTCTCGCTGATCATCGGCATGACGTACGCGTATCTGCCGTTCATGATCCTGCCGCTGTACGCCAACTTGGTCAAAATGGACGTGCGCTTCCTGGAAGCGGCCGCCGACCTGGGCGCCACGCCGTTCCAGGCCTTCTGGCGCGTAACGGTGCCGCTGTCGAAGTCCGGCATCATCGCCGGCTCGATGCTGGTGTTCATTCCGTCGGTGGGCGAGTACGTGATACCCGAGCTGCTGGGCGGCCCCGATACCTTGATGATCGGCCGCCAGCTGTGGGACGAATTCTTCACCAATAACGACTGGCCGCTGGCATCCGCCGTGACGGTGGTGGTGATCATGCTGATCCTCGTGCCCATGGCAATCTTCAACAAGTACAAGGCCGAGCAGGAGGACAACCGATGA
- a CDS encoding glutamine synthetase family protein, translated as MSIRENFSDADMDAWLNENRVTEIECLVPDLTGVARGKILPRAKFTQDRGMRIPEAVLGMTVTGNYPTANAAYDRAISATDRDMILRADPGSITTVPWAQDPTAQVIHDCYFSDGTLVDYAPRSVLRRVLKLYADRGWQAVVGPELEFYLTEKNIDPDLPLRAPVGRSGRAETSRQVYSIDAVNEFDPLFEDIYDYCALMNLDVDTLIHETGAGQMGINFQHGDALALADNLFYFKRTLREAALKHAMYATFMAKPMAGEPGSAMHVHQSVNDLATGRNIFTDADGASSQHFRHYIGGLQRYTPAAMAILAPYVNSYRRMVRHTAAPINVQWGIDNRTVGFRIPISGTGQRRVENRIIGADANPYLAMAVTLACGYLGMVDQIDPSPMVTGSAYDHDHELPQGLPQALEGLRREDRLRDILGERFIDVYTAIKELEHQEFMTVISPWEREHLLLHV; from the coding sequence ATGTCAATCCGTGAAAACTTTTCCGACGCCGATATGGACGCGTGGCTCAACGAGAACCGCGTCACTGAAATCGAATGCCTGGTACCTGATTTGACTGGTGTGGCGCGTGGCAAAATTCTGCCGCGCGCGAAATTTACACAAGACCGCGGCATGCGCATACCGGAAGCGGTACTGGGCATGACCGTCACCGGCAACTACCCTACCGCCAACGCCGCCTACGACCGCGCCATCTCCGCCACCGACCGCGACATGATCCTGCGCGCGGACCCCGGCAGCATCACCACCGTGCCGTGGGCGCAGGACCCTACCGCGCAGGTGATCCACGACTGCTATTTTTCCGACGGCACCCTCGTCGATTACGCGCCGCGCTCGGTGCTGCGCCGCGTGCTCAAGCTGTACGCGGACCGCGGCTGGCAAGCGGTGGTGGGACCGGAGCTCGAGTTTTACCTCACCGAGAAAAATATCGACCCCGACCTGCCGCTGCGCGCGCCGGTGGGCCGCAGCGGCCGCGCCGAAACCAGCCGCCAGGTCTATAGCATCGACGCCGTCAACGAATTCGACCCGCTGTTCGAGGATATCTACGACTACTGCGCGCTGATGAACCTCGATGTCGATACGCTGATTCACGAGACCGGCGCCGGCCAGATGGGCATCAACTTCCAGCACGGCGACGCACTGGCCCTGGCCGACAACCTGTTCTACTTCAAGCGCACCCTGCGCGAGGCGGCGCTCAAGCACGCCATGTACGCCACCTTCATGGCCAAGCCGATGGCCGGCGAGCCGGGATCGGCCATGCATGTGCACCAGAGCGTGAACGACCTGGCCACCGGCCGCAACATCTTCACCGATGCCGACGGCGCGTCGTCGCAGCACTTCCGTCACTACATCGGCGGCCTGCAGCGCTATACGCCGGCGGCGATGGCGATCCTGGCGCCGTATGTCAACTCGTACCGGCGCATGGTGCGCCACACGGCCGCGCCCATCAATGTCCAGTGGGGCATCGACAACCGCACCGTGGGCTTCCGCATTCCGATCTCCGGCACCGGCCAGCGGCGCGTGGAAAACCGCATCATCGGCGCCGACGCCAACCCGTACCTGGCCATGGCCGTCACGCTGGCCTGCGGCTACCTGGGCATGGTGGACCAGATCGACCCGTCGCCGATGGTCACCGGCAGCGCCTACGACCACGACCACGAGCTGCCGCAAGGCCTGCCGCAGGCGCTCGAAGGGCTGCGCCGCGAAGACCGGCTGCGCGACATCCTGGGCGAACGCTTCATCGACGTGTACACGGCGATCAAGGAACTCGAACACCAGGAGTTCATGACCGTGATCAGCCCGTGGGAGCGGGAACACTTGTTGCTACATGTTTGA
- a CDS encoding ABC transporter ATP-binding protein: MTPERAAEPFPLIRNLVKDFDGVRAVNDVSVAINKGEIFALLGSSGCGKSTLLRMLAGFETPTAGEIILAGQDIVGVPPYQRPINMMFQSYALFPHLSVWDNIAFGLRRDGLPKDEIAARVEKMLALVQLSEYGKRKPHQLSGGQQQRVALARSLAKRPQLLLLDEPLGALDKKLRERTQMELVSIIEEVGVTCVMVTHDQDEAMSMATRIAVMSAGRILQVGAPDEIYETPNCRFVADFIGSVNLLNGSVTEDEPDHVIIDSPEGRHYITHGITGTLGMPVAVAVRPEKIAVQAEAPTLEQRANASEHGYNCVQGTITALAYFGNETLYHVQLDTGMSIKVSRTNAARHDAAALKRDQRVYAWWDGADVVVLTS; this comes from the coding sequence ATGACCCCAGAGCGAGCTGCTGAACCTTTTCCCCTGATCCGCAACCTGGTCAAGGACTTCGATGGCGTGCGCGCCGTCAATGATGTCTCCGTGGCGATCAACAAGGGCGAGATCTTCGCGCTGCTCGGCAGCTCCGGCTGCGGCAAATCGACGCTGCTGCGCATGCTGGCCGGCTTCGAAACGCCCACCGCCGGCGAGATCATCCTGGCCGGCCAGGACATCGTCGGCGTGCCGCCGTACCAGCGGCCCATCAACATGATGTTCCAGTCCTACGCGCTGTTCCCGCACCTGTCGGTGTGGGACAACATCGCCTTCGGCCTGCGCCGCGACGGTTTGCCAAAAGACGAAATCGCCGCCCGTGTCGAGAAAATGCTGGCGCTGGTGCAGCTGTCCGAGTATGGCAAACGCAAGCCGCACCAGCTGTCCGGCGGCCAGCAGCAGCGCGTGGCGCTGGCGCGCAGCCTGGCCAAGCGGCCGCAGTTGCTGCTGCTCGACGAGCCGCTCGGCGCGCTCGATAAAAAACTGCGCGAACGCACCCAGATGGAGCTCGTCTCCATCATCGAGGAAGTGGGCGTGACCTGCGTGATGGTCACCCACGACCAGGACGAAGCCATGAGCATGGCCACCCGCATCGCGGTCATGAGCGCCGGCCGCATCCTGCAGGTGGGCGCGCCCGACGAGATCTACGAGACGCCCAACTGCCGTTTTGTCGCGGACTTCATCGGCAGCGTCAACCTGTTAAATGGCAGCGTGACCGAGGACGAACCTGACCACGTGATCATCGATTCGCCGGAAGGGCGGCACTACATCACCCACGGCATCACCGGCACGCTGGGCATGCCGGTGGCGGTGGCCGTGCGCCCCGAAAAAATCGCGGTGCAGGCAGAGGCACCGACCCTCGAGCAGCGCGCCAACGCCAGCGAGCATGGCTACAACTGCGTGCAGGGCACGATTACCGCGCTGGCCTACTTCGGCAACGAGACGCTGTACCACGTGCAGCTCGACACCGGCATGAGCATCAAGGTCTCGCGCACCAACGCCGCCCGCCACGACGCCGCCGCGCTCAAGCGCGACCAGCGCGTGTATGCATGGTGGGACGGCGCCGATGTCGTGGTGCTTACCAGCTAG
- a CDS encoding aspartate aminotransferase family protein has translation MTIQLKELYDTAAIQKLDTAHYMHPFTDHKALGAKGARVMVRGEGIYLWDSEGNKILDGMSGLWCVNVGYGRKSISDAVYRQMETLPFYNSFFNTTNVPAVLLANKLSAISPPQFNHVYFTGSGSEANDTNLRMVRRYWDVLGYKERHTIISRHNSYHGSTVAGASLGGMTDMHAQGGLPIPGIVHIGQPNYLESGRGMTEDAFGIEAASWLEQKILEVGADKVAAFIGEPVQGAGGVIIPPATYWPEIQRICDKYGILLIADEVICGFGRLGRWFSSELFGIRPDLITFAKGVTSGYIPLGGVLVGDRVAEVLIGQGGEFNHGFTYSGHPVACAAALENIRILEEEKLIERVADDTGPYLKQRFAELADHPLVGYADSCGFVAGLNLVRTKADKPHDNVPFDSELGVGMVCRGHMFGNGMIMRAVGDRMIIAPPLVMTREQIDEMIALIRHCLDLTYNDVKQRGWLQGD, from the coding sequence ATGACCATCCAGCTCAAAGAACTGTACGACACCGCCGCCATCCAGAAGCTCGACACGGCGCACTATATGCACCCGTTCACCGACCACAAGGCGCTTGGCGCAAAAGGCGCGCGCGTGATGGTGCGCGGCGAGGGCATCTACCTGTGGGACTCGGAAGGCAACAAGATCCTCGACGGCATGTCGGGGCTGTGGTGCGTGAATGTCGGCTACGGGCGCAAGAGCATCTCGGACGCCGTGTACCGCCAGATGGAGACGCTGCCGTTCTATAACAGCTTCTTCAACACCACCAATGTGCCGGCGGTACTGCTGGCCAATAAACTGTCGGCGATTTCACCGCCGCAGTTCAACCACGTGTACTTCACCGGTTCCGGGTCCGAAGCCAACGACACCAACCTGCGCATGGTGCGCCGCTACTGGGATGTACTCGGTTACAAGGAGCGCCACACCATCATCAGCCGCCACAATTCCTACCACGGCAGCACGGTGGCCGGCGCCTCGCTTGGCGGCATGACCGACATGCACGCCCAGGGCGGCCTGCCGATTCCGGGCATCGTCCACATCGGCCAGCCGAATTACCTGGAGTCGGGGCGCGGCATGACCGAGGACGCATTCGGCATCGAGGCGGCATCGTGGCTGGAACAGAAAATCCTGGAAGTGGGGGCGGACAAAGTCGCTGCCTTCATCGGCGAGCCGGTGCAGGGCGCAGGTGGCGTGATCATTCCGCCGGCCACGTACTGGCCCGAGATCCAGCGCATCTGCGACAAGTACGGCATCCTGCTCATCGCCGATGAAGTCATTTGCGGCTTCGGCCGGCTGGGGCGCTGGTTCTCGTCCGAGCTGTTCGGCATCCGGCCCGACCTGATCACGTTCGCCAAGGGCGTCACGTCCGGCTACATTCCGCTCGGCGGCGTGCTGGTGGGCGACCGCGTGGCCGAAGTCTTGATCGGGCAGGGCGGGGAGTTCAATCACGGCTTCACCTATTCCGGCCACCCGGTCGCCTGTGCGGCGGCGCTGGAAAACATCCGCATCCTTGAGGAGGAAAAGCTCATCGAGCGCGTGGCCGACGATACCGGCCCGTACCTCAAGCAGCGCTTTGCCGAACTGGCCGATCACCCGCTGGTCGGCTACGCCGACAGCTGCGGCTTTGTCGCGGGCCTGAACCTGGTGCGCACCAAGGCCGACAAGCCGCACGACAACGTGCCGTTCGACAGCGAGCTTGGCGTGGGCATGGTGTGTCGCGGCCATATGTTCGGCAACGGCATGATCATGCGCGCCGTGGGCGACCGCATGATCATCGCGCCGCCGCTGGTGATGACCCGCGAACAGATCGACGAGATGATCGCCCTGATCCGCCATTGCCTCGACCTGACGTACAACGACGTGAAACAGCGCGGCTGGCTGCAGGGAGATTGA